One window from the genome of Paramisgurnus dabryanus chromosome 22, PD_genome_1.1, whole genome shotgun sequence encodes:
- the LOC135785437 gene encoding E3 ubiquitin/ISG15 ligase TRIM25-like isoform X1 yields the protein MAEASISVAQDQFTCPICLDLLKNPVTINCGHSFCMDCITNCWDQDDQKRIYSCPQCRQTFTPRPVLGKNVVIAEMLEKLKKTKLQSAPDSAHCYAGPGDVECDICTERKLKAVKSCLVCLNSYCQNHLNQHENFFKDKNHKVIDATERLQEMICKKHNKQLEIYCRTDQQCICYLCTMDFHKNHDTMTAVTERTEKQTRLGETQRNLKQGIQEREKKLQELRQTVDSHKRSAQTAVEDSERIFTQLIRSIERRRSEVTQLIRDQEKTAVSRAEGVMKRLEEEIDDLKRRDAELEQFLQTDDDIHFLQSFKSFSLTSGSSDVSSITFSSLLSFDDLGKSVSKLRDKLEDLCKDEIKRISDRVKSPEIISKQPRTREDFLQYSILLSLDPNTVHKNLQLSEKNTVATYTDTVQQYPDHPDRFDYWGQVLCRESLCGRCYWEVERSGSVGISVSYKSISRKGSGVQCRFGYNDQSWRLYCSDSSCTFSHNNKHTSLPVVLSSCRIGVYVDHSTGSLSFYSISDTINLIHRVNTTFTKPLYPGFLIDPNSTMKLCDLTR from the exons ATGGCAGAAGCCAGTATTTCAGTGGCTCAGGATCAGTTTACTTGTCCAATCTGTCTGGATCTACTGAAGAATCCAGTGACCATTAACTGTGGACACAGTTTCTGTATGGACTGTATTACAAACTGCTGGGATCAGGATGATCAGAAGCGAATCTACAGCTGCCCTCAGTGCAGACAAACCTTCACACCAAGACCTGTTTTAGGTAAGAATGTGGTGATTGCTGAAATGCTTGAGAAACTGAAGAAGACAAAACTTCAATCTGCTCCTGACTCTGCTCATTGTTACGCTGGACCTGGAGATGTGGAGTGTGACATCTGTACTGAGAGAAAACTAAAAGCAGTCAAGTCCTGTCTAGTGTGTCTGAACTCTTACTGTCAAAATCACCTCAACCAGCATGAGAATTTCTTTAAAGATAAAAACCACAAAGTGATTGATGCCACTGAACGACTACAAGAAATGATCtgcaaaaaacacaataaacaacTAGAAATCTACTGCCGTACTGACCAACAATGCATTTGTTACTTGTGTACGATGGACTTTCACAAAAATCACGACACCATGACAGCTGTGACAGAGAGGACAGAGAAACAG ACGCGATTGGGAGAAACACAAAGAAATTTAAAGCAGGGAATTCAGGAGAGAGAGAAGAAGCTTCAGGAGCTGAGACAGACTGTGGACTCTCATAAG CGCTCTGCACAGACAGCAGTGGAGGACAGTGAGAGGATCTTTACTCAACTGATCCGATCCATTGAGAGAAGACGATCTGAGGTGACACAACTGATCAGAGATCAGGAAAAGACTGCAGTAAGTCGAGCTGAAGGAGTCATGAAGCGTCTGGAGGAGGAGATTGATGATCTGAAGAGGAGAGACGCTGAACTGGAGCAGTTTTTACAAACAGACGATGACATTCATTTCCTGCAG AGTTTCAAGTCTTTCTCTCTGACTTCTGGATCTTCAGATGTTTCCAGCATTACTTTCAGTTCTCTTCTCTCTTTTGATGATTTGGGAAAATCTGTTTCTAAACTCAGAGATAAACTGGAGGATTTGTGTAAAGATGAGATTAAACGTATATCTGACAGAG TAAAATCCCCTGAAATTATTTCCAAACAACCCAGAACTAGAGAGGATTTCCTACAAT ATTCCATTCTGCTGTCTCTGGATCCAAACACAGTGCATAAAAATCTCCAGCTGTCTGAGAAAAACACTGTGGCTACTTACACCGACACAGTCCAGCAGTATCCTGATCATCCAGACAGATTTGATTACTGGGGTCAGGTGTTGTGTAGAGAGAGTTTGTGTGGACGCTGTTACTGGGAGGTTGAGAGGAGTGGTAGTGTTGGTATATCAGTGTCATATAAGAGCATCAGCAGGAAGGGATCGGGTGTTCAGTGTAGGTTTGGATATAATGATCAGTCCTGGAGATTGTACTGCAGTGACTCCAGCTGCACATTCAGTCACAATAACAAACACACTTCACTCCCAGTAGTGTTGAGCTCCTGTAGAATAGGAGTGTATGTGGATCACAGTACAGGATCTCTGTCCTTCTACAGCATCTCTGATACAATAAACCTCATACACAGAGTCAACACCACATTCACTAAACCACTTTATCCTGGATTTTTGATCGATCCAAACTCAACCATGAAGCTCTGCGATCTGACAAGATAG